The Shinella zoogloeoides genome includes a region encoding these proteins:
- a CDS encoding ABC transporter ATP-binding protein, with the protein MFGIDLEVRAGEIVTIIGANGAGKTSTLRSISGLTQIYSGEIEFKGLPIKGLPPEEITRLGLAHCPEGRQILQRLTVEENLLAGYIPGRGRGFDEIRTQVYDMFPILRERRHSLASRMSGGQQQMLAIGRSLMATPELLMLDEPSLGLAPKIINQIFEIIITLSKSGISLIVVEQNAAVALEIADYAYVIDAGRCSVEGGANNVLNDPDLKAAYLGA; encoded by the coding sequence TTGTTCGGCATTGATCTGGAAGTCCGCGCCGGCGAGATCGTCACGATCATCGGCGCGAACGGCGCGGGGAAGACATCGACCCTGCGCTCGATTTCCGGCCTGACACAGATCTATTCCGGTGAGATCGAGTTCAAGGGCCTGCCGATCAAGGGCCTGCCGCCTGAAGAGATCACCCGCCTCGGTCTCGCCCATTGCCCGGAGGGTCGCCAGATCCTCCAGCGGCTGACGGTCGAGGAGAACCTGCTGGCCGGCTACATCCCCGGTCGTGGGCGCGGCTTCGACGAGATCAGGACCCAGGTCTACGACATGTTCCCGATCCTCAGGGAGAGGCGGCATTCGCTGGCGAGCCGGATGAGCGGCGGCCAGCAGCAGATGCTGGCGATCGGCCGCTCGCTGATGGCGACGCCCGAGCTCCTGATGCTGGATGAGCCTTCGCTCGGTCTGGCGCCGAAGATCATCAACCAGATTTTCGAGATCATTATCACGCTGTCGAAATCCGGCATCAGCCTCATCGTTGTCGAGCAGAATGCCGCGGTGGCCCTGGAAATCGCCGACTATGCCTATGTGATCGATGCCGGTCGCTGCTCGGTGGAGGGGGGCGCCAACAATGTGCTCAACGACCCCGATCTCAAGGCTGCCTATCTCGGCGCCTGA
- a CDS encoding SDR family NAD(P)-dependent oxidoreductase yields the protein MASPLFDPAAFLGKVAFVSGTASGIGAATARRLADLGAKLVLVDRDKIRLDAFAKTLASETVLAVEVDVTAIASVKEAIKRGVDNFGGLDLAVNSAGIDLPRCETASYPCEQWDRIIAVNLTGVFNAVRHQIPAMLVRGGGSIVNVSSIMGFRGFAGQPAYTAAKHGVIGLTKAAALDHAAQGIRINAVAPGFIDTPLLGHLNDEKRRAAAALHPMQRVGQADEITNVILFLLSDASSFVTGACFDADGGYLAK from the coding sequence ATGGCATCTCCCCTTTTCGATCCCGCGGCATTTTTGGGCAAGGTTGCCTTCGTTTCAGGCACCGCTTCGGGTATCGGCGCTGCGACTGCCCGCAGACTAGCCGATCTCGGTGCGAAGCTCGTTCTCGTGGATCGGGATAAGATACGTCTGGACGCCTTCGCCAAGACGCTCGCATCGGAGACCGTGCTGGCGGTCGAAGTTGACGTCACGGCGATCGCCAGTGTGAAGGAGGCAATCAAGCGCGGTGTCGACAATTTCGGCGGCCTTGATCTCGCCGTCAATTCCGCCGGCATCGACCTGCCGCGCTGCGAGACCGCATCTTATCCGTGTGAGCAATGGGATAGGATCATTGCGGTCAACCTGACCGGCGTGTTCAATGCGGTGCGGCACCAGATTCCGGCCATGCTGGTGCGTGGCGGCGGATCCATCGTCAATGTCTCTTCCATCATGGGGTTTCGCGGCTTTGCCGGCCAGCCGGCGTACACTGCCGCCAAACATGGCGTCATCGGCCTCACCAAGGCGGCCGCCCTCGACCATGCAGCACAAGGCATCCGCATCAACGCTGTCGCGCCGGGCTTTATCGACACGCCGCTGCTGGGACATTTGAACGACGAAAAACGCCGGGCCGCTGCCGCACTTCATCCGATGCAGCGGGTCGGGCAGGCGGACGAGATCACCAATGTCATTCTCTTCCTGCTATCCGATGCCTCGTCCTTCGTCACCGGCGCATGCTTCGATGCCGATGGCGGGTACCTCGCGAAATGA
- a CDS encoding branched-chain amino acid ABC transporter substrate-binding protein: MNRTHILLSAAALLFASGAMPVLADDIVLGGSAPMSGAQAEFGQSQIDGAQLYFDQLNEKGGIKGNKVVFRPLDDRADPRQGTLVAQQFCDDSAVIGVIGHMNSGVTMPALDIYSECGMPQVVPATNPELMRMGFKTVVRPVANDFVQGALPAKYVTEKLGLKNAVLVHDKTVFGQGIAGVFKDNFEAGGGKISGTFGTNPEDVDFSALIASIKLENPDVVYMGAGMPQLALFLKQMREQGLKAQFIGPDIGFTVDFITQVGAASAEGALMTFQLPPYDSSPELKDFSDRHQARFGRAPGPYASLGFANAQVMAAAVEKAESLDRTGVLAQLHGVTVETLLGPVAFDENGENTTAPMYLYVVKDGKFELIKQ; this comes from the coding sequence ATGAACAGAACCCATATACTTCTTTCTGCCGCAGCACTCCTCTTCGCCTCCGGTGCCATGCCGGTGCTGGCGGATGACATCGTGCTGGGTGGCAGTGCGCCGATGTCCGGCGCACAGGCCGAGTTCGGCCAGTCGCAGATCGACGGCGCCCAGCTCTATTTCGACCAGCTCAACGAGAAGGGCGGCATCAAGGGCAACAAGGTGGTCTTCCGCCCGCTCGATGATCGCGCCGACCCGCGTCAGGGAACGCTCGTTGCCCAGCAGTTCTGCGACGACAGCGCCGTCATCGGCGTGATCGGCCACATGAACAGCGGCGTCACCATGCCTGCCCTCGATATCTACTCGGAATGCGGCATGCCGCAGGTCGTGCCCGCCACCAATCCGGAACTGATGCGCATGGGCTTCAAGACCGTCGTGCGGCCCGTCGCCAACGACTTCGTGCAGGGCGCGCTGCCTGCGAAATACGTCACGGAAAAACTCGGCCTGAAGAATGCCGTACTGGTGCACGACAAGACCGTCTTCGGCCAGGGCATCGCGGGCGTCTTCAAGGACAATTTCGAGGCCGGCGGCGGCAAAATCTCCGGTACCTTCGGCACGAACCCCGAGGACGTCGATTTCTCGGCGCTGATCGCCTCCATCAAGCTGGAAAACCCTGATGTCGTCTATATGGGCGCCGGCATGCCGCAGCTTGCCCTGTTCCTCAAGCAGATGCGCGAGCAGGGCCTGAAGGCCCAGTTCATCGGCCCGGATATCGGTTTTACCGTCGATTTCATCACACAGGTCGGTGCAGCGTCCGCTGAGGGTGCGCTCATGACCTTCCAGCTTCCGCCCTACGATTCCTCGCCGGAACTGAAGGACTTCTCCGACCGCCACCAGGCCCGCTTCGGCCGTGCACCCGGTCCCTATGCCTCGCTCGGCTTTGCCAATGCGCAGGTGATGGCCGCCGCGGTGGAAAAGGCTGAAAGCCTGGACCGCACGGGCGTTCTCGCGCAGTTGCATGGCGTGACGGTAGAGACATTGCTCGGCCCGGTCGCTTTCGATGAGAATGGTGAAAACACCACCGCGCCGATGTACCTCTACGTCGTCAAGGACGGCAAGTTCGAACTGATCAAGCAGTAA
- a CDS encoding XRE family transcriptional regulator, with amino-acid sequence MSNSVFEAPTLDHVGKTLRELRRSRRITIQQLAEGLNRSTGYVSQLERGLSQPTLKDLYAACTIFGVPMSWFVDLEEKQPDAEREKDIVVRSGQRRFMLHRGARTELLTPQLDSDVEFMMSTFEPGLETEPKNVPTSGAEYGYILKGCLELWVDEEKFELVEGDSYRFNRSSTYRSHNPSKTEPTIIIWVGVYK; translated from the coding sequence ATGTCCAATTCTGTTTTCGAAGCCCCGACGCTCGATCATGTAGGCAAGACGCTGCGTGAACTTCGACGCTCACGACGCATTACCATCCAGCAGCTTGCCGAGGGGCTGAACCGTTCAACGGGTTATGTCAGCCAGCTCGAACGCGGCCTGTCGCAGCCGACACTGAAGGACTTGTACGCAGCCTGTACGATCTTCGGCGTGCCGATGAGTTGGTTTGTCGATCTGGAAGAGAAGCAACCGGACGCCGAGCGCGAAAAGGATATCGTCGTCCGCAGCGGGCAACGCCGCTTCATGCTGCATCGCGGTGCACGAACCGAACTCCTGACGCCGCAGCTCGATTCCGATGTCGAATTCATGATGTCGACTTTCGAACCCGGTCTTGAGACGGAACCCAAGAACGTGCCGACGTCCGGCGCCGAATACGGGTACATTCTCAAGGGGTGTCTGGAGCTCTGGGTGGATGAAGAAAAGTTCGAGCTCGTCGAGGGCGACAGCTACCGCTTCAATCGCTCGTCGACCTACCGCTCCCACAATCCCTCAAAGACTGAACCGACCATCATCATCTGGGTCGGCGTTTACAAGTAG
- a CDS encoding SDR family NAD(P)-dependent oxidoreductase has product MMCANAPEKMFRLDEKRVFITGGGGGIGRAAALMFAAFGAHVVVLDRDRPAAEAVCREVQEAGGAATAFALDVTDEADVLAVFAAAEQEAGGLDILVNNAGISIRRPSIELAIEDWNSVVSVNLTGMFLCSRTAARSWIARGMPGVVINTASIMSYSGGGLHPNLSYQSTKAGVVNLTRTLAVEWADHDIRVNAVAPTWVRTPLIDHLMADGSQMEKIRSLTPLKRLAEPDEVASAMIFLAGPASAMTTGHVLAVDGGYLAK; this is encoded by the coding sequence ATGATGTGTGCAAATGCGCCCGAAAAGATGTTCAGGCTCGATGAAAAGCGGGTCTTCATCACCGGTGGCGGTGGTGGCATCGGTCGCGCTGCGGCGCTGATGTTCGCTGCTTTCGGGGCGCATGTGGTGGTTCTCGATCGGGATCGGCCGGCGGCGGAAGCCGTTTGCCGGGAGGTGCAGGAGGCTGGCGGTGCGGCGACAGCCTTCGCCCTCGACGTTACCGATGAGGCCGATGTTCTGGCTGTCTTCGCCGCGGCGGAGCAGGAGGCAGGCGGCCTCGACATTCTGGTCAACAATGCGGGCATCTCGATCCGACGACCATCGATCGAGCTTGCGATCGAAGATTGGAACAGCGTCGTCTCGGTCAATTTGACGGGCATGTTCTTGTGCTCGCGGACGGCTGCCCGCTCCTGGATCGCTCGGGGCATGCCCGGCGTGGTGATCAACACGGCCTCGATCATGAGCTATTCGGGTGGTGGCCTCCATCCGAACCTCTCGTATCAATCGACCAAGGCCGGCGTAGTGAACCTCACCCGGACGCTGGCCGTCGAATGGGCCGATCACGACATTCGCGTCAACGCGGTGGCGCCGACCTGGGTTCGCACGCCTCTGATCGATCATTTGATGGCCGACGGATCGCAGATGGAAAAGATCCGCAGCCTGACGCCACTGAAGCGCCTGGCCGAACCGGACGAGGTGGCCTCCGCCATGATTTTTCTGGCCGGACCGGCCTCGGCAATGACTACCGGCCACGTGCTGGCGGTTGACGGTGGTTATCTCGCGAAATGA
- a CDS encoding branched-chain amino acid ABC transporter permease gives MFDYFLQQLIFALAIGAIYGLIALGYTMVYGVMRLINFAHGEFFMLGPYIYTFIFSGLIGLGGLAPVLDSAVAIIASFVIVGLLGVAIERFAYRPLRAYGRLAPMLSALGMSIVLQSAVRVTVGPQPVHFPAIVPSTPIDALGGMVTTVQFGILVAAVLLMVGLTLFVNGTRLGIWIRAASESWTTSSLLGIRVNRAVSLVFFIGPGLGAMAGIMYASYYGIMQPTMGSVIGLKAFTAAILGGIGSIPGAMLGGFLLGAIETFGTAFLPIISFGYIGTEYRDVFAFAVLILVLLFKPAGLLGETVSEETTVAKKDY, from the coding sequence TTGTTCGACTACTTTCTCCAACAGCTGATCTTCGCGCTCGCTATCGGTGCTATCTACGGATTGATAGCCCTTGGCTACACGATGGTCTACGGCGTGATGCGCCTGATCAACTTCGCCCATGGCGAGTTCTTCATGCTCGGCCCGTATATATACACGTTCATTTTCAGTGGGCTTATCGGACTGGGTGGTTTGGCGCCGGTGCTCGATTCCGCCGTCGCGATCATCGCGAGTTTCGTTATCGTCGGCCTGCTCGGCGTGGCGATCGAGCGCTTCGCCTACCGGCCGCTGCGCGCCTATGGCCGCCTTGCGCCGATGTTGAGCGCGCTCGGCATGTCCATCGTGCTGCAGAGTGCGGTGCGTGTGACGGTCGGCCCGCAGCCGGTGCATTTCCCGGCGATCGTGCCAAGCACACCGATCGATGCGCTCGGCGGTATGGTGACAACGGTACAGTTCGGTATCCTCGTCGCTGCGGTCCTGTTGATGGTGGGCTTGACGCTCTTCGTCAACGGCACGCGCCTCGGTATCTGGATCCGTGCGGCGTCCGAGAGCTGGACGACATCGAGCCTGCTCGGCATCCGTGTCAACCGCGCTGTCAGCCTTGTCTTCTTCATCGGCCCCGGGCTCGGGGCCATGGCCGGCATCATGTACGCATCTTACTATGGCATCATGCAGCCGACCATGGGCTCCGTCATCGGCCTGAAGGCTTTCACAGCGGCCATTCTCGGCGGCATCGGGTCCATTCCGGGCGCAATGCTCGGCGGCTTCCTGCTCGGCGCTATCGAGACTTTCGGCACGGCCTTCCTGCCGATTATCTCCTTCGGCTACATCGGCACGGAATATCGCGATGTCTTCGCCTTCGCCGTTCTCATTCTCGTTCTTCTGTTCAAGCCCGCCGGCCTGCTCGGCGAGACCGTCTCGGAAGAAACGACCGTTGCAAAGAAGGATTACTGA
- a CDS encoding SDR family oxidoreductase produces the protein MPKAQTSVLISGAASGIGRATAIYLAKDGIALTLFDRNASAMAEVASACQSQGAAVIAVVGDASADSDVGGAVGRAVEGHGFLSGVVAAAGVARKGDVTTLTDETWEITLAVNLTGPFLLARHAVPHLLHNPSSAFVAVSSDSGVRGSRGYAAYSASKHGVVGLIRCMALDHGPEGLRSNVVCPSFVDTPMAGGLLKESGGGYDRAFYERRVPLGRFARPEEVADAIGHLLSPQASYANGMVYMLDGGTTAGTFG, from the coding sequence ATGCCTAAAGCCCAGACATCCGTCCTGATCTCCGGCGCGGCCTCCGGGATCGGGCGGGCAACCGCGATTTATCTGGCTAAAGACGGTATCGCGCTCACCCTGTTCGATCGCAACGCGTCGGCGATGGCGGAGGTGGCAAGCGCCTGCCAAAGCCAGGGAGCGGCGGTCATTGCGGTGGTGGGTGACGCGTCGGCGGACAGCGACGTCGGGGGTGCGGTCGGCCGGGCTGTCGAAGGACACGGCTTTCTCTCCGGTGTTGTCGCCGCAGCCGGCGTTGCACGGAAAGGTGACGTCACGACGCTAACCGACGAGACCTGGGAGATCACGCTGGCTGTGAACCTGACAGGCCCTTTCCTGCTGGCGCGGCATGCGGTTCCGCACCTGTTGCACAACCCGTCGTCCGCCTTCGTCGCGGTCAGTTCGGACTCCGGTGTGCGTGGTTCACGTGGTTATGCCGCCTACAGCGCATCAAAGCATGGTGTGGTCGGCCTGATCCGTTGCATGGCGCTCGATCATGGCCCCGAAGGCCTGCGCAGCAACGTCGTCTGCCCGAGCTTCGTCGACACGCCGATGGCTGGCGGTCTCCTGAAGGAAAGCGGCGGCGGCTACGACCGAGCCTTCTACGAGCGCCGCGTGCCGCTCGGCCGTTTCGCCCGGCCGGAGGAAGTGGCTGATGCGATCGGCCACCTGCTGTCGCCGCAGGCGAGTTATGCCAACGGTATGGTCTATATGTTGGATGGCGGCACCACGGCGGGAACGTTTGGCTGA
- a CDS encoding LysR substrate-binding domain-containing protein: MSRLPPYLQYLPAFEATARLGGVRQAAEELNLSPSAISLQLKKLSDATGIILFRKSGRNVALTQAGRDFSQTVAISLGQLDTATRASRKITAGDQPAALSVSVPTALGIAWLTATVVDFAQSHGISNLTINEAITAAEVDWAENDLAVVYDNPPFTGKYWRLLSEVRLCAVCSPTLFPRLDLRNRDRKLSSVALLHEDDGGEWAKWSVAARIALEGNTRVRVNSVAQAIASAVQGRGVALVSDVLTRSYLSEGRLIQPFSTTINAAREYYIVCPVDRANDPVLRALADRVVEQLRPGRDQNA; this comes from the coding sequence ATGAGCCGCCTCCCGCCCTACCTGCAATATCTGCCCGCTTTCGAAGCGACTGCACGCCTCGGCGGCGTGCGCCAGGCGGCGGAGGAACTGAACCTCAGCCCGAGCGCCATTTCGTTGCAGCTCAAGAAGCTGAGCGATGCGACGGGCATCATTCTGTTCCGAAAGTCGGGCCGGAATGTTGCCCTCACCCAGGCGGGCAGGGATTTTTCGCAAACCGTCGCCATATCCCTGGGGCAGCTTGATACGGCGACACGGGCATCGCGAAAAATAACCGCCGGCGACCAGCCCGCAGCGCTATCGGTTTCCGTACCGACCGCGCTCGGGATTGCCTGGCTGACGGCAACCGTCGTCGATTTCGCGCAGTCGCATGGTATTTCCAACCTCACCATCAACGAGGCGATCACCGCTGCGGAGGTGGATTGGGCAGAGAACGATCTGGCTGTTGTCTACGACAATCCACCGTTCACCGGAAAATACTGGCGCTTGCTCAGCGAAGTCCGGCTCTGTGCCGTGTGCTCGCCGACCCTGTTTCCGCGGCTCGACCTGCGCAATCGCGACAGAAAGCTGAGCTCCGTCGCTCTGCTGCATGAAGACGACGGTGGGGAATGGGCAAAATGGTCCGTCGCCGCACGGATCGCCCTTGAGGGCAATACCCGTGTCCGGGTGAACTCGGTGGCGCAGGCGATCGCTTCCGCCGTTCAGGGCCGCGGCGTGGCGCTGGTCTCGGATGTCCTGACGCGAAGCTATCTGAGCGAAGGGCGGCTTATCCAGCCGTTTTCCACCACGATCAATGCGGCGCGGGAATATTACATCGTCTGCCCGGTCGATCGTGCAAACGACCCCGTGCTGCGCGCCCTGGCCGACCGCGTGGTCGAGCAACTACGGCCGGGCCGCGACCAGAATGCCTGA
- a CDS encoding ABC transporter ATP-binding protein — MSFDVGSIYSIIGPNGAGKSTVVNMIAGSYSVTSGTIRLGATALNRLPKHRIAQLGVSRTYQNLRLFDGMTVLENLEVCFFPQSWLTFLTGAKRLSKAERLEICHACLAEFHLSDVADVLAGDLPYGRQKILELARAFVTQAPIVLLDEPAAGLNHTETKDMAAMIAGLRREDRAIILVEHDMDMVMSISDRIDVLNYGELLCSGTPDLVRTNERVQEAYLGTTEELDDIRKLAQSRRAQGGLRANAGIVRH; from the coding sequence TTGTCCTTCGACGTCGGTTCAATCTATTCGATCATCGGGCCGAACGGTGCCGGCAAATCCACCGTCGTCAACATGATCGCCGGCTCCTATTCGGTGACATCAGGTACGATCCGGCTGGGCGCGACGGCCCTTAACAGGCTGCCGAAGCACCGCATCGCCCAGCTCGGCGTGTCGCGCACCTACCAGAACCTTCGCCTCTTCGACGGCATGACGGTTCTCGAGAATCTCGAGGTCTGCTTCTTCCCGCAGTCGTGGTTGACCTTCCTGACCGGTGCGAAACGGCTGAGCAAGGCCGAGCGGCTCGAGATCTGCCACGCCTGCCTCGCCGAATTTCATCTTTCGGATGTGGCGGATGTTCTGGCCGGCGACCTGCCGTACGGGCGGCAGAAGATACTCGAACTGGCGCGCGCCTTCGTCACACAGGCGCCGATCGTGCTGCTGGACGAGCCGGCCGCTGGCCTCAACCATACCGAAACGAAGGACATGGCGGCGATGATCGCCGGCCTGAGACGTGAAGACCGCGCGATCATCCTCGTCGAACACGACATGGACATGGTGATGTCCATTTCCGACCGGATCGACGTCTTGAACTATGGCGAGCTGCTTTGCTCCGGCACGCCGGATCTGGTGCGCACGAACGAAAGAGTGCAGGAGGCCTATCTTGGAACCACGGAAGAACTCGACGACATCCGCAAGCTTGCTCAAAGTCGCCGGGCTCAAGGCGGGCTACGGGCGAACGCAGGTATTGTTCGGCATTGA
- a CDS encoding ABC transporter permease subunit gives MGNSVIARRLSLLAVLALCVVLLALVPYLPAYYVRVVDSILIYIILAVGLNLVVGYAGLLDLGFIAFYAVGAYAYALLASGQFDIHLPFIVILFIGAAAGAIAGILLGFPVLKLRGDYLAIVTLSFGEIIRIAINNADDLTNGPQGIAGLDRASLFGLPLTSPVHFYWLLLMLAIIVCAGVYYMERSILGKAWRALREDQDVVRGLGINTTTLKLLAFALSAAIGGAGGVIFGSFQRFVSPESFTFQESLLVVLIIIIGGVGNIVGVIAGAVVLIVLPEVLHFAAQYRLLIYGVVLVTVIVLRPAGLVSPRFNLGFIIRKVRNLWLSPSKT, from the coding sequence ATGGGGAATTCGGTGATCGCCCGGCGGCTCAGTCTTCTTGCGGTTCTCGCGCTTTGCGTGGTTCTGTTGGCGCTGGTGCCGTACCTTCCAGCCTACTATGTCCGCGTCGTGGACAGTATCCTGATCTACATCATCCTGGCTGTCGGCCTGAACCTCGTGGTCGGTTACGCAGGTCTGCTCGATCTCGGCTTCATCGCTTTCTACGCGGTGGGCGCTTATGCCTATGCCCTGCTTGCCAGCGGGCAATTCGACATCCACCTGCCGTTCATCGTCATCCTGTTCATAGGAGCCGCGGCCGGCGCCATAGCGGGGATCCTGCTCGGGTTTCCGGTTCTGAAGCTGCGCGGTGACTATCTCGCCATCGTCACGCTCTCCTTCGGCGAGATCATCCGCATTGCCATCAACAATGCCGATGACCTGACCAACGGTCCGCAAGGTATTGCCGGCCTCGACCGGGCGAGCCTCTTCGGCCTGCCGCTAACCAGCCCGGTGCATTTCTACTGGCTGCTGCTCATGCTGGCCATCATCGTCTGCGCTGGCGTCTACTACATGGAACGCTCAATCCTCGGGAAAGCCTGGCGGGCGCTGCGCGAGGACCAGGACGTGGTGCGTGGCCTCGGCATCAACACCACGACGCTGAAGCTGCTGGCCTTTGCGCTGAGTGCCGCCATCGGCGGTGCCGGTGGCGTGATCTTCGGCTCCTTCCAACGCTTCGTCAGCCCGGAAAGCTTCACCTTCCAGGAGTCCTTGCTCGTCGTGCTGATCATCATCATCGGCGGCGTTGGTAACATCGTCGGCGTCATCGCCGGGGCTGTGGTGCTCATCGTGCTGCCGGAAGTCCTGCATTTCGCCGCGCAATATCGCCTGCTGATCTATGGCGTCGTCCTCGTGACCGTTATCGTTCTTCGTCCCGCCGGTCTCGTCTCGCCCCGCTTCAACCTCGGCTTCATCATTCGAAAGGTCCGGAACCTATGGCTCTCGCCCTCGAAAACGTAA
- a CDS encoding LysR substrate-binding domain-containing protein has product MALPPLHALRVFESVARLGNVSAAAAELHVTPGAISQQIRALQVTLGVDLFQKRGRQLALTPSGSQLQRSVASAMEAIHTGVRQLSAHKYGGAPKRALTISIPQVHGVAWLATRLFTFMAESPNFQLKVLTSSHFHGVDWRRTDVAIIYGMPPWPGFWWRLLHGIHMTPVCSPQLLRGPNAIRQPSDLAFHRLLHEDDGSQWRRWQAEAGIPYAGESDVHFDDFGIVLQAARDGFGVALSDEVVSARDLDEGRLVQPLRLIVPALHNYYCICPDAKRETAEVSSFIDWLIEEAASPLGPRDETKNTANQSS; this is encoded by the coding sequence ATGGCGCTGCCACCCCTTCATGCACTTCGCGTTTTCGAAAGCGTCGCGCGGCTTGGCAATGTCAGCGCGGCGGCGGCCGAGCTGCATGTGACGCCGGGCGCCATCAGCCAGCAGATCCGCGCGCTCCAGGTGACGCTCGGCGTCGATCTCTTTCAAAAACGCGGCCGGCAACTGGCTTTGACGCCGAGCGGGAGCCAACTCCAGCGCTCCGTGGCCAGCGCCATGGAGGCCATCCACACCGGCGTGCGTCAGCTGTCGGCGCATAAATATGGCGGAGCGCCAAAGCGGGCCCTGACCATCTCCATCCCGCAGGTACACGGCGTTGCCTGGCTTGCCACCAGGCTTTTCACCTTCATGGCTGAAAGCCCGAATTTCCAGCTGAAGGTTTTGACCTCCAGCCATTTCCACGGCGTCGACTGGCGCAGGACCGATGTCGCGATCATCTACGGCATGCCGCCATGGCCGGGCTTCTGGTGGCGCCTGCTGCACGGCATCCACATGACGCCGGTTTGCAGCCCGCAACTCCTGCGCGGGCCGAACGCCATTCGCCAGCCCTCGGACCTCGCCTTTCATCGGTTACTGCATGAGGACGACGGCTCGCAGTGGCGACGCTGGCAAGCCGAAGCAGGCATTCCCTATGCCGGCGAGTCCGACGTGCATTTCGACGATTTCGGCATTGTACTCCAGGCAGCTAGAGATGGCTTTGGCGTAGCGCTTAGCGATGAAGTGGTGTCGGCACGCGATCTCGACGAAGGCCGGCTCGTGCAGCCGCTCCGCCTGATCGTGCCAGCTCTTCACAACTACTATTGCATCTGCCCCGACGCGAAGCGCGAAACCGCCGAGGTCAGTTCCTTCATCGACTGGCTCATCGAGGAAGCGGCCTCGCCGTTGGGGCCGCGGGACGAAACAAAAAATACAGCTAACCAAAGCTCTTGA